A portion of the Shimia isoporae genome contains these proteins:
- a CDS encoding acyltransferase family protein, with the protein MPQSHRAEIDGLRAIAVLAVVFYHFGLPGVAGGFVGVDVFFVISGFLIGGILWREKIATGRLSLGQFYVRRIKRLAPAYVAMSVAVLVVGWLVLLPNDFRETAKGIIAATVYLSNVLFYRQSGYFDSAAEDKVMLHTWSLSVEEQFYLFLPLVFLLLGRSRRVMLIGFAALFLASLIASLPMTERNQPAAFYLFPFRAWELLAGVLLAVWATEKQFAYKVNGIVSYAGLAIVIGAILFVTPDAHFPGWQAIFPVLGTVMLIANGRHNNFVNRVLSMRVPVAIGLISYSLYLWHWPVFTLTTYVQGAYAGPAETALWITISVALAAASWAFVEQPVRKANTLTGSVVIGGAATASILLLGVAGFIFCADGVNGRFGPQADIHIAATGDFLQDFSRCEVAVKGPFEGLETCPIGPASDEPEILIWGDSHVRAMFEGLTQIANESGRPALVIWRAGCAPAFDLMKQESAATASQDTACSIANDQIRTALSNMPNIRDVILIGRWAYYATGQGTGNDAHNTISLSSNTLSSPTQDALFADALKQTVKELGDTDRHIFALEQPPEIATYSAPEVARALAHGRVTPDEATRRAAIGRTEANARAALAQEAVSRSGANLLPTWDRFCDAFLCEAVHEGTGQYFDNNHLTNSAARRIRDVFAPVFMPERG; encoded by the coding sequence ATGCCCCAGAGCCACAGAGCGGAAATCGACGGTTTGCGCGCCATCGCTGTGTTGGCAGTGGTGTTCTATCACTTTGGCCTGCCGGGAGTCGCTGGCGGCTTTGTTGGCGTGGATGTGTTCTTTGTGATCTCAGGCTTCCTGATCGGCGGGATCCTTTGGCGCGAGAAAATAGCCACGGGGCGGCTTTCTCTGGGTCAGTTCTACGTGCGACGCATCAAGCGGCTCGCACCGGCCTATGTCGCCATGTCCGTAGCTGTATTGGTTGTCGGCTGGCTGGTTCTGTTGCCCAATGACTTCCGGGAAACAGCCAAAGGCATCATCGCCGCCACGGTTTACCTTTCCAACGTGCTGTTCTACCGCCAGTCCGGTTATTTCGACAGCGCCGCAGAAGACAAGGTAATGCTGCACACGTGGTCGCTATCCGTCGAAGAGCAATTCTACCTGTTCCTGCCATTGGTATTCCTACTGCTTGGCCGCTCCCGTCGCGTAATGCTTATCGGCTTTGCTGCGCTGTTCCTCGCCTCATTGATCGCGTCACTGCCAATGACCGAGCGAAACCAGCCTGCAGCGTTTTATCTTTTCCCCTTCCGTGCTTGGGAATTGCTTGCAGGGGTTCTGTTGGCAGTTTGGGCAACCGAAAAACAGTTTGCTTATAAGGTCAACGGCATCGTCAGCTATGCAGGCCTCGCCATTGTCATTGGCGCAATCCTGTTTGTAACGCCGGACGCGCATTTTCCGGGGTGGCAAGCCATTTTTCCCGTGCTGGGCACTGTGATGCTGATTGCGAATGGCCGCCACAACAACTTTGTGAATCGGGTCCTGTCGATGCGCGTGCCTGTCGCTATCGGCCTGATCTCTTATTCGCTTTATCTCTGGCATTGGCCGGTTTTCACCCTGACCACCTACGTACAGGGAGCGTACGCCGGTCCAGCTGAAACCGCGCTCTGGATCACCATCAGCGTTGCGCTTGCCGCGGCGAGTTGGGCCTTTGTCGAACAACCTGTTCGTAAGGCCAACACTCTTACGGGATCCGTCGTCATAGGCGGTGCTGCCACGGCTTCAATTCTGCTGTTGGGCGTGGCTGGATTTATTTTCTGTGCGGACGGTGTAAACGGGCGTTTTGGGCCTCAGGCCGACATCCACATCGCTGCCACTGGAGATTTTCTTCAAGATTTTTCGAGGTGCGAAGTCGCCGTGAAAGGGCCGTTCGAAGGTCTTGAAACCTGTCCGATCGGGCCGGCCTCCGATGAACCGGAAATCCTTATCTGGGGTGACAGCCACGTGCGCGCGATGTTTGAAGGTCTGACCCAGATCGCGAACGAATCCGGTAGACCCGCGCTTGTCATCTGGCGCGCGGGTTGTGCTCCGGCTTTTGACCTTATGAAACAGGAAAGCGCGGCAACTGCATCTCAGGACACAGCGTGCTCGATTGCAAACGACCAAATCCGTACCGCCCTGTCGAACATGCCCAACATCCGCGACGTAATACTGATCGGGCGCTGGGCGTACTACGCCACCGGGCAGGGTACGGGAAACGATGCCCACAACACCATTTCGCTGTCGAGCAATACCCTGAGCAGTCCAACGCAGGATGCGCTGTTCGCCGATGCTCTAAAACAGACCGTGAAGGAACTTGGCGATACCGACCGTCACATTTTCGCGCTGGAGCAACCGCCGGAAATAGCCACCTACAGCGCGCCGGAAGTCGCACGCGCCTTGGCCCACGGTCGTGTCACTCCCGACGAAGCAACGCGGCGCGCTGCAATTGGAAGAACCGAAGCCAATGCCCGCGCAGCGCTTGCTCAAGAGGCGGTTTCCCGAAGCGGCGCAAACCTCCTTCCCACTTGGGACCGCTTTTGCGACGCCTTCCTGTGCGAAGCCGTGCACGAAGGCACAGGACAGTACTTTGACAACAACCACCTGACCAATTCTGCAGCACGCCGCATTCGGGATGTGTTTGCTCCAGTCTTCATGCCGGAGCGCGGCTGA
- a CDS encoding serine O-acetyltransferase: MAQDQKVSADVADMSREDITGFWDAGPKLLRAYRRYQTAKARGGVAGALSAKFWAVVHRFWSVMTQSELHLNMQIEGGLRLPHPTGIIVHPNAVIGPNCQLMHQVTLAGAVTLGGHVDVGAGAKLIGPLTVGDHAEIGANAVVTKDVPAGAVVAGVPAKVIGSRL, encoded by the coding sequence GTGGCACAGGATCAGAAGGTATCGGCAGACGTTGCAGATATGAGCCGAGAGGACATTACCGGCTTCTGGGATGCGGGGCCGAAACTGCTGCGTGCATATCGCCGGTATCAGACTGCAAAGGCGCGGGGCGGTGTCGCGGGCGCCCTTTCGGCCAAATTCTGGGCGGTTGTGCACCGGTTCTGGTCCGTGATGACACAGAGTGAGCTGCACCTGAATATGCAGATCGAAGGCGGTCTGCGGTTGCCTCACCCAACCGGCATCATCGTGCATCCAAATGCCGTTATCGGACCGAATTGCCAGTTGATGCATCAGGTGACATTGGCTGGTGCAGTCACCTTGGGAGGGCACGTGGACGTTGGCGCGGGCGCGAAATTGATCGGCCCGCTGACCGTCGGGGATCATGCCGAGATCGGTGCCAACGCCGTAGTGACCAAAGATGTCCCCGCCGGCGCGGTGGTTGCGGGGGTACCGGCGAAGGTGATTGGTAGCCGGCTATAG
- a CDS encoding SDR family oxidoreductase, whose amino-acid sequence MTKLSDGVAVVTGAGSGLGRALAIELCSRGQAVVGLGRREAALEQTGALAGETFVAIPADVSNPQAVRDAFDSIERPVTVLINNAGVYPHRDFLAETTESFMDTVNINLGGMVTCTRAALADMGQSGVGRIVNVSSFADIAPSPCSAAYSVSKGACSVFSRALVADLGDRLPGIVVSTWMPGVLNTDMGLPDGLEPATAAKWGASLALNADRSMNGTVWEMDREILPPKGLKGRVKDTLLMRKRPARRL is encoded by the coding sequence ATGACCAAGCTTAGTGACGGTGTCGCAGTGGTTACCGGTGCCGGTTCAGGCCTTGGTCGGGCTTTGGCAATCGAACTCTGCTCCCGCGGCCAAGCTGTGGTGGGCTTGGGGAGGCGCGAAGCGGCTTTGGAGCAGACGGGCGCTCTGGCTGGCGAGACCTTCGTCGCAATCCCCGCCGACGTGTCCAACCCGCAAGCAGTGCGCGATGCCTTTGACTCTATAGAAAGGCCGGTGACCGTTCTGATCAACAATGCCGGCGTCTACCCACATCGCGATTTCCTCGCGGAGACAACCGAATCCTTTATGGACACCGTCAACATCAACCTCGGCGGTATGGTGACTTGCACCCGCGCGGCTCTCGCGGACATGGGGCAATCCGGCGTCGGAAGGATCGTGAACGTCTCGAGCTTTGCCGACATTGCGCCTTCACCCTGCAGTGCAGCCTACTCTGTGTCCAAAGGCGCGTGCTCCGTGTTTTCGCGCGCACTGGTCGCCGACCTGGGCGACCGCCTGCCTGGCATTGTCGTGAGCACATGGATGCCCGGTGTGCTGAATACCGACATGGGCCTGCCTGACGGGCTGGAACCGGCAACCGCGGCCAAATGGGGGGCGTCTTTGGCGCTCAACGCAGACCGCAGCATGAACGGCACGGTGTGGGAAATGGATCGGGAAATCCTGCCCCCAAAGGGTCTCAAGGGCCGTGTCAAAGACACGCTCCTGATGCGTAAACGGCCTGCCCGACGTTTGTGA
- a CDS encoding 4'-phosphopantetheinyl transferase family protein: MTGSSNELNALRDLALRFAPRGVGVGVADPTAGPATVLPEEAVAIASAIPKRKREFAAGRRAARAALQSIDLPAVAIPKGTDRTPTFPSGVAGSITHNRKAALSIVAPETRFRTLGVDIEPEAPLKPELLKAICTQQDRDMLDALPATDRLLLARCLFSAKEAVFKAQYPITRQVFGFDAASITFNSLRTGFTATFHRDIASIRAGSTVSGQCGAAGGHILTMVTLGAVQGTENVNFPVCATG; encoded by the coding sequence GTGACCGGATCAAGCAACGAGTTGAACGCCCTGCGCGATCTGGCGCTGCGGTTCGCACCGCGTGGTGTGGGCGTAGGAGTGGCTGACCCGACCGCCGGACCAGCCACGGTCCTGCCGGAGGAAGCGGTGGCCATAGCAAGCGCTATTCCGAAAAGAAAACGTGAATTTGCCGCTGGCCGTCGTGCCGCGCGGGCCGCCCTGCAGAGCATCGATCTGCCTGCCGTGGCCATCCCCAAAGGCACCGACCGCACGCCGACGTTCCCGTCTGGTGTTGCGGGCTCGATCACGCACAACCGAAAGGCCGCTCTTTCCATTGTCGCGCCGGAAACCCGTTTTCGCACCTTGGGCGTAGACATCGAACCCGAAGCCCCTTTGAAGCCTGAGCTTCTCAAGGCGATCTGCACACAGCAAGACCGCGATATGCTTGACGCCCTGCCCGCAACCGACCGTCTTCTGCTTGCCCGATGTCTGTTTTCCGCCAAGGAAGCCGTGTTCAAGGCGCAATACCCGATCACGCGGCAGGTCTTCGGCTTTGACGCGGCATCAATTACGTTCAACTCCTTGCGCACAGGCTTCACCGCAACATTCCATCGTGATATCGCCTCTATCCGCGCCGGAAGCACAGTGTCGGGTCAGTGCGGCGCCGCGGGCGGGCACATCCTGACGATGGTCACGCTCGGCGCAGTGCAGGGCACGGAAAACGTCAATTTCCCCGTTTGCGCCACGGGATAA
- a CDS encoding WecB/TagA/CpsF family glycosyltransferase: MAKQAQTAGFGRRAAAIGDFGCYRGAKFGDTGVKFNTVEGEVTVNLADMTALRDAVAVRFAESRGFALATLNLDHLVKLRKDNAFARAYRAQDFVVADGNPVVWLSKLGDRPVTLLPGSELVGPLAEMAADAGVTLALVGSTEESLAAAADALMAQVSGLEVVCQIAPPMGFDPEGEAAADVLAEVASSGAGLAFLALGAPKQEILAARGLDIAPNVGFASVGAGLDFLSGAQRRAPKWVQAIAMEWLWRLLSRPSQLAMRYARCFAILPALVREARQLK; encoded by the coding sequence GTGGCGAAACAGGCCCAAACGGCAGGTTTTGGCCGACGTGCGGCTGCCATTGGCGACTTTGGGTGCTACCGTGGCGCAAAATTCGGGGACACAGGCGTGAAATTCAACACGGTTGAAGGCGAAGTCACGGTCAATCTGGCTGATATGACGGCACTGCGGGACGCGGTGGCCGTGCGGTTCGCCGAGTCGCGCGGGTTCGCTTTGGCGACGCTCAACCTCGATCATCTGGTGAAATTGCGCAAAGACAATGCCTTTGCGCGGGCTTACAGGGCGCAGGATTTTGTGGTGGCGGACGGTAATCCGGTGGTTTGGCTGTCCAAATTGGGCGATCGTCCGGTGACTCTGTTGCCGGGCTCAGAACTGGTTGGGCCTTTGGCGGAAATGGCCGCGGATGCAGGTGTTACCCTAGCGCTGGTCGGCAGCACGGAAGAGTCGCTTGCGGCAGCAGCGGACGCGTTGATGGCACAGGTTTCGGGGCTTGAGGTGGTTTGCCAGATAGCGCCACCAATGGGGTTTGACCCTGAAGGCGAGGCTGCGGCCGACGTGCTGGCAGAGGTGGCTTCCAGCGGGGCCGGATTGGCATTTCTGGCGCTGGGCGCGCCCAAGCAGGAAATTCTGGCGGCGCGGGGTTTGGACATCGCCCCGAATGTTGGATTTGCCAGTGTTGGAGCAGGGCTCGACTTCCTTTCGGGTGCGCAACGGCGTGCGCCCAAATGGGTGCAGGCAATTGCTATGGAATGGTTGTGGCGTTTGTTGAGCCGTCCGTCGCAACTCGCCATGAGATATGCGCGTTGTTTCGCGATTTTACCGGCGCTGGTGCGAGAGGCGCGACAACTGAAGTGA
- a CDS encoding GMC oxidoreductase: MKAQTRSHDVIVIGTGMGGGTIGRRLAEAGLCVLFVERGPAGLRMEETELNADIWDREARLVRGFWPEPMTADVDGVETTFNAPLGAGIGGSSVFYAATLERPEPHDLDHSEEMPHPTGGWPIGYTEMQPYFEEAEAQFFVRGTSDPLGQPVDLLEPLDMPPADSALFEAMQKAGLHPYQGHMALRDKDGCNSCLGRKCPRRCKMDGRSAGVEPALETGNADVLDLTEVTRINTDRHGVTSITALRNGQEITLTARAYVLAAGALASPRLFMASGIVGSSGLVGRNLMFHLNEMFALWPGRDHKGSGATKSLAFRDTYRSGDTRLGMVQAMGIEARYGEIVHFLNMAFDRSLLRKLRPLRQLTHIPAALAVRLFGDAKLFVGILEDLPYAENRVLFDPDRPRHVRIKYSIAPELRARRKTLRRAVRSSLKGLRTVFLGTGPDLNWGHPCGTLRFGNDPATSVLDRDCRTHDVENLWVADASFMPTSMGVNPSLTIAANALRVGDAIIAELGKEADNDQA; this comes from the coding sequence ATGAAGGCGCAAACCAGATCTCATGATGTGATCGTCATCGGCACAGGTATGGGCGGCGGCACCATTGGCCGGCGGTTGGCCGAAGCCGGTCTCTGCGTGCTTTTTGTTGAACGTGGGCCTGCCGGTCTTCGCATGGAGGAAACCGAGCTCAACGCAGACATCTGGGACAGAGAAGCACGATTGGTGCGTGGCTTCTGGCCGGAGCCGATGACCGCCGATGTGGACGGTGTTGAAACCACGTTCAACGCGCCGCTCGGCGCAGGGATCGGGGGCAGTTCCGTATTTTATGCCGCCACGCTCGAGAGACCCGAACCGCATGACCTCGACCACAGCGAAGAGATGCCGCATCCGACGGGCGGCTGGCCAATTGGCTACACTGAAATGCAGCCCTACTTTGAAGAGGCCGAGGCGCAGTTCTTTGTGCGGGGGACCAGCGATCCGCTGGGGCAACCGGTCGACCTTCTGGAACCTCTGGACATGCCCCCTGCCGACAGCGCTTTGTTTGAGGCCATGCAAAAGGCGGGCTTACACCCTTATCAGGGGCACATGGCGCTGCGTGACAAGGATGGATGCAATAGTTGCCTGGGTCGGAAGTGCCCCAGAAGATGCAAGATGGATGGCCGCTCCGCTGGCGTAGAACCAGCGCTTGAAACCGGCAACGCCGATGTTCTCGACCTGACCGAGGTGACGCGGATCAATACTGATCGTCACGGAGTGACCTCGATTACGGCTCTCAGGAATGGACAGGAAATCACCCTGACCGCCCGCGCATATGTTCTTGCCGCGGGCGCTTTGGCCTCCCCCCGCTTGTTCATGGCATCCGGAATCGTCGGGTCTTCAGGTCTGGTGGGGCGAAATCTGATGTTTCACCTGAATGAGATGTTTGCCCTTTGGCCCGGACGCGATCACAAAGGCAGCGGCGCGACCAAGTCTCTGGCATTCCGCGACACCTATCGGTCTGGCGACACCCGTCTTGGCATGGTGCAAGCTATGGGAATTGAGGCGCGCTACGGTGAAATCGTGCATTTTCTGAATATGGCCTTTGACCGCTCGCTTTTGCGTAAATTGCGCCCGCTGCGACAACTGACCCACATCCCGGCAGCGCTGGCTGTGCGACTATTCGGCGACGCCAAGTTGTTCGTCGGTATCCTTGAAGACCTGCCTTATGCGGAAAACCGTGTCCTTTTTGATCCGGACCGCCCACGTCACGTCAGAATAAAATATAGCATCGCGCCGGAACTGCGCGCCCGCCGCAAAACCCTGCGCCGCGCGGTCCGCTCCAGTCTAAAGGGGCTTCGAACCGTGTTTCTTGGTACCGGACCAGATTTGAACTGGGGCCACCCCTGCGGCACGCTACGTTTTGGAAATGATCCCGCGACCAGCGTTCTGGACCGCGATTGCCGGACCCACGACGTTGAAAACCTCTGGGTGGCTGATGCGAGTTTCATGCCAACCTCGATGGGAGTGAACCCAAGCCTGACAATTGCGGCCAACGCTCTTCGCGTCGGGGACGCAATCATCGCGGAACTTGGAAAGGAGGCAGACAATGACCAAGCTTAG
- a CDS encoding sugar transferase yields MAIYSRKDFVQAFEVSTPQRGVYRSFMKRVLDILFVAVIALPVGAVVMALALLIARDGASPFYRQARVGKDGKIFNMLKLRSMVPNADKKLEAYLRENPAARREWDEKQKLSRDPRITPIGRIIRKSSLDELPQFLNVLRGEMSVVGPRPMMPDQVELYPGTAYFSMRPGITGFWQISERNECSFAERAIHDSHYDRALSLRTDVTVVLRTVAVVAMGTGV; encoded by the coding sequence ATGGCGATCTATTCACGTAAGGATTTCGTGCAGGCCTTCGAGGTCTCTACGCCGCAGCGCGGCGTGTATCGCTCGTTCATGAAACGGGTGCTCGACATCCTGTTTGTCGCGGTTATCGCGTTGCCCGTTGGAGCCGTTGTAATGGCGCTTGCGTTGCTGATTGCACGCGATGGCGCTTCACCGTTCTACCGTCAGGCACGTGTCGGTAAAGACGGCAAGATCTTCAACATGCTGAAGCTGCGCTCGATGGTGCCCAACGCTGACAAGAAACTCGAAGCTTACTTGCGCGAAAACCCGGCCGCGCGTCGAGAGTGGGACGAGAAACAGAAGCTGTCCCGCGACCCGCGCATCACCCCGATTGGACGCATCATCCGCAAGAGCTCTTTGGATGAGTTGCCGCAATTCCTTAACGTTCTGCGCGGCGAGATGTCTGTGGTTGGACCACGTCCAATGATGCCCGATCAGGTCGAGCTCTACCCGGGCACCGCCTATTTCTCCATGCGTCCAGGCATCACCGGTTTCTGGCAAATTTCCGAACGCAACGAGTGCAGCTTTGCGGAGCGCGCCATTCATGACAGCCATTATGATCGTGCGCTGTCTCTGCGGACGGATGTGACCGTTGTGCTGCGAACTGTGGCAGTGGTCGCAATGGGAACCGGTGTCTAA
- a CDS encoding NAD-dependent epimerase/dehydratase family protein — protein MGDMISPIAVTGATGFIGRRTVEAARIAGLELRVFARRAEAVPAHWRQDAGIDITVLDLASTENLADYLDGVQSVIHCAAAMAGDHESDTLDATQTLIEAVVKAEVPHVVLAASLSVYDVTSLSDGDTLSELCKTGVKGRDVYAAAKYEQEDMLHAASVLYGFALTTLRLGAVWGPTRLFNAHIGPAVGPVLFSIDGGGKLPLCDVELAAECLVKASQSANGAETINVIDDDQPSRRRFTNAFRAIGWPAVVLPLPLSLMRLIARVTPNTPAVPGLLRRPVLEARHKPLHYSNELMHKRLGPVTNLPFEIAMQNAIEKEQAQ, from the coding sequence ATGGGCGACATGATATCCCCGATTGCTGTGACCGGCGCGACCGGCTTCATCGGACGCCGGACGGTCGAGGCCGCGCGGATTGCGGGTCTTGAATTGCGCGTCTTCGCGCGCCGTGCCGAGGCCGTGCCCGCCCACTGGCGACAGGACGCTGGCATCGACATCACGGTGCTGGACCTCGCCAGCACCGAAAACCTTGCGGACTATCTCGATGGGGTGCAATCGGTGATCCACTGTGCCGCCGCTATGGCCGGTGATCACGAAAGCGACACGCTGGACGCCACGCAAACCCTGATCGAGGCGGTGGTCAAAGCCGAAGTGCCTCATGTTGTTCTCGCCGCATCCCTGTCGGTCTACGACGTGACCTCGCTTTCCGACGGCGACACCCTATCGGAACTTTGCAAGACTGGCGTCAAAGGTCGCGACGTCTATGCCGCCGCCAAGTACGAACAGGAGGACATGTTACATGCCGCTTCGGTGCTCTACGGATTTGCGCTGACAACCCTGCGCCTCGGAGCCGTTTGGGGACCAACGCGCCTGTTTAATGCCCATATTGGTCCTGCAGTGGGACCGGTTCTGTTCTCGATTGATGGTGGAGGAAAACTGCCACTTTGTGACGTGGAACTCGCCGCCGAATGCCTTGTGAAGGCAAGCCAGTCAGCGAACGGCGCGGAAACCATCAACGTGATTGATGATGACCAGCCGTCGCGTCGCCGGTTTACAAATGCCTTCCGCGCTATTGGATGGCCGGCTGTTGTGCTGCCGTTGCCACTGTCACTGATGCGCCTGATTGCTAGAGTCACCCCCAACACACCTGCGGTGCCGGGGCTGCTGCGCCGCCCGGTATTGGAAGCCCGTCACAAGCCTTTGCACTATTCCAACGAACTGATGCACAAACGCCTTGGCCCTGTCACAAATCTGCCCTTTGAGATAGCTATGCAAAACGCCATCGAAAAAGAGCAGGCCCAGTGA
- a CDS encoding GumC family protein: MDRFQSLGEVLSMLRRRALLWVSVIVIGVLISLFYALSLPPEYETSATIQIEQPTIQTGETSRGSLNADMLQKLQIVEQRVMARDNLLTIIDKFGLYRNAGLSDLQKVDLLRRAARVQHITNPQLRWRQDISPSALLVTVRMTDPVLAANVANELVNNVLQAESDSRSARVRETLDFFDSEERRIAAAIFTQEAEIAEFKRENAVILPGGVESLRTRLTDLQEIELEVQRQILSLQDGGQAGAGTIRAQRVSRLQEEAALYQLEISQIETEIAETPRLEQEFSKLERELKKLEDQYEAVTVGKAQAEMNQMLEASSQSDSFAVLEEALAPDWPIAPSRKKILAMGGLLSGAVALTLVFLAEMRSPVIWTRGQLERQLRLRAVAAIPVIETPAKRRKRVILSLAKVGAILAAAAALASVALKFGR; encoded by the coding sequence ATGGACAGGTTTCAGTCTCTTGGCGAGGTGCTGAGCATGCTCCGCAGAAGGGCTCTTCTGTGGGTGTCTGTTATTGTGATCGGCGTCCTGATCTCGCTGTTTTACGCGCTGTCGCTTCCGCCGGAGTACGAAACCTCCGCGACAATCCAGATTGAACAACCAACCATCCAGACCGGAGAAACTTCTCGCGGTTCGCTCAACGCAGACATGTTGCAAAAACTGCAAATTGTCGAACAGCGCGTTATGGCCCGTGACAACCTCCTGACGATCATAGACAAATTTGGATTGTACCGGAACGCCGGTCTCTCTGATCTGCAAAAGGTCGACTTGCTGCGCCGCGCAGCCCGGGTGCAACACATCACCAACCCGCAACTGCGCTGGCGTCAGGATATCAGCCCCTCTGCCTTGCTCGTCACCGTCCGCATGACGGACCCGGTTTTGGCCGCCAACGTTGCCAATGAATTGGTCAACAATGTCTTGCAGGCAGAGTCCGACAGCCGGTCTGCGCGGGTGCGCGAAACCCTGGATTTCTTTGATAGCGAGGAACGCCGGATTGCAGCAGCAATCTTTACCCAGGAAGCAGAAATTGCCGAGTTCAAACGCGAAAACGCCGTGATACTGCCAGGAGGCGTTGAAAGCCTACGCACCCGATTGACGGACCTGCAGGAAATCGAGCTCGAAGTACAACGTCAGATTCTTTCACTGCAGGATGGCGGCCAAGCCGGCGCCGGAACGATCCGTGCTCAACGGGTGTCCCGCCTTCAGGAGGAAGCGGCGCTGTATCAGCTTGAGATCAGCCAGATCGAGACTGAAATCGCCGAAACACCTCGCCTTGAGCAGGAGTTCAGCAAACTTGAGCGCGAACTCAAAAAACTGGAAGACCAGTACGAAGCTGTCACTGTTGGCAAAGCGCAAGCCGAGATGAACCAGATGCTTGAGGCATCAAGCCAGTCCGACAGTTTTGCCGTGCTGGAAGAGGCGCTGGCACCTGACTGGCCCATCGCCCCCTCCCGCAAGAAAATCCTTGCCATGGGCGGGCTGCTGAGCGGGGCGGTTGCGCTTACGCTAGTGTTCCTCGCCGAGATGCGCAGCCCGGTGATTTGGACCCGTGGCCAACTGGAGCGCCAGCTGCGTCTCCGTGCAGTTGCAGCAATTCCTGTGATCGAAACTCCGGCCAAACGACGCAAACGGGTCATTCTGTCGCTTGCCAAGGTCGGTGCCATACTCGCTGCGGCTGCGGCATTGGCGAGCGTCGCCCTGAAATTCGGGCGCTAA
- a CDS encoding Gfo/Idh/MocA family protein produces the protein MSAPVARSVSIIGCGFVADLYMRSLGKHPDIAVSQVYDRNPARMAAFCDHWNLRGVESMDRFLGNLPAGSVVLNLTNPDAHYDVTKTCLTAGHHVYSEKPLATEMDQAIELHELAAAKGLLLSSAPCSVLGEAAQTLAKAVRDETAGPVRLVYAELDDGFIPQAPYGDWVSDSGAPWPAKDEFTVGCTLEHAGYYLTWLIAMFGSVRRVVAASTEALPDKPVSGTPDFSTATLFFESGVTARLTCSIIASHDHRIRLFGDKGVLQVKQSWNNDAPVKYHRRMTLRRRLIEDPIGKRLRLRGETHPKVDRWGAAAMNFALGPAEMLDALAESRPCRLSADFGLHLTEVTLAIQNAREDGIAQDMSTRCDPVPPMSWAT, from the coding sequence ATGAGTGCCCCAGTCGCCCGCAGTGTGTCGATTATCGGATGTGGATTTGTGGCTGACCTTTATATGCGCTCACTTGGGAAACACCCCGATATAGCGGTATCGCAGGTGTATGACCGCAATCCTGCCCGCATGGCTGCGTTTTGCGACCACTGGAACCTGCGCGGTGTTGAAAGCATGGACCGTTTCCTCGGCAACCTGCCTGCGGGATCCGTGGTCCTGAATCTCACCAACCCCGACGCACATTATGACGTGACCAAAACCTGCCTGACTGCCGGTCATCACGTCTACTCGGAAAAACCGCTGGCTACCGAGATGGATCAGGCCATCGAATTGCATGAATTGGCAGCCGCCAAAGGTCTACTTCTCTCATCCGCGCCTTGCTCCGTTCTGGGCGAGGCGGCCCAAACTCTGGCCAAGGCCGTTCGAGACGAGACCGCCGGCCCCGTACGGCTTGTCTATGCCGAACTCGACGACGGTTTCATTCCGCAAGCCCCATATGGCGACTGGGTCAGCGACAGCGGCGCGCCTTGGCCGGCCAAGGACGAATTTACAGTCGGGTGCACGCTTGAACACGCCGGATATTACCTCACGTGGCTCATCGCCATGTTCGGATCTGTGCGCCGCGTTGTAGCTGCTTCTACAGAAGCGCTGCCGGACAAACCCGTGAGTGGAACACCAGACTTTTCTACGGCGACCCTGTTTTTCGAAAGCGGGGTAACAGCTCGTTTGACTTGCTCTATCATAGCAAGCCACGACCATCGCATTCGGCTATTTGGCGACAAGGGCGTTTTGCAGGTCAAACAAAGCTGGAACAATGACGCGCCGGTGAAATACCATCGTCGTATGACCCTGCGACGCCGTCTGATCGAAGACCCCATTGGCAAGCGCCTGCGATTGCGTGGAGAGACCCACCCCAAAGTTGATCGCTGGGGCGCCGCTGCGATGAACTTCGCGCTTGGCCCTGCTGAAATGCTGGATGCCCTGGCCGAGAGCCGGCCTTGCCGCCTGAGCGCGGATTTCGGGCTGCACCTGACCGAAGTAACTCTGGCGATCCAAAACGCCCGCGAAGACGGAATCGCGCAAGATATGTCCACACGCTGTGATCCGGTGCCTCCGATGTCATGGGCGACATGA